The genomic DNA AATGTCTTACCTTCACCAGTACGCATCTCGGCAATTTTGCCTTCATGCAATACCATACCGCCGATTAACTGAACATCGTAATGGCGCAACCCAAGCACCCGCTTGGATGCTTCACGCACCACGGCAAAAGCCTCAGGCAACAGATTTTTCAACGACTCGCCATCAGCAATCCTTTGCTTAAACTCACTCGTCTTTGCCTGCAACGCACCGTCATCTAGCGCCGCTACTTGCTCTTCAAGTCGGTTGATAGCAGCGACTGTTTTGCCATATTGCTTGATCAGTCGGTCATTCCTAGACCCAAACATTTTTGCCGCAACATTCTTAAACATAACTTATCCTAAATTCTCTACGGTTAAACGCTGACCAAACCGTGTATAACACACCTCTTGACCAAACGTTGGTCAGTACAACAACTGTACATAACCATTGAAATATGGGCGCCATCATAGCCGAAACCAGCAAAGATGGCACGGATGACCAGCGATTAAAAATACAATCATGATTAAAACTGGGGGCTGGCCATCCAAATTTCAAGTAAACATACCTTATTGACCAGAAATACCCCCTCATCCCAGTCGTGTGATATACGTGGATTTTAACTTTGATCAGCTATAAACTGATTACCAGAAAATAAGCCCGCCCCAATATAGCTCTGCTATTTTTATCAAACAATGAAATACAAAAATACCTTTACCAAAGCTGATCGCTTAGCCATTCGCTGGACCAATCAACTCAACGACAGTGATGGCTCTCGTGACCGTGCTCGCCTTGACCGCTTAATGCTGCAAGCATTGCCGGATCAATGGCAAACACGCGCTATCAGTGCCGGGGTACAAAATGGCATTTGGACTTTATACGTCAACAATGGCGGCGATGCGTATCAATTGCGCTTTTTAGCAGGTGAAATTGAAGCTCGCCTGGCTTCACTACTACCACACCCACCAACAGTCAAAATACAAGTAAACCCAGGCATGAGATTACAACAAGGCATTACCGTACGCCCTCCGGCAACGCTTTATCCAAAGCGCTACACAGACAGCGAAGCTGAAAGCATTCTGCAAGCATTTAAAGAAAGTGGATTAGGCTAAGCTCTATTGGCAATTAATTGCCATCAATGATATTGCATACCTTATAGTTAATTGCCTACACTTTAGAGCCAAAATACTAAAGTTTCGCTTGATATTCAGTCGAAGCGACTCCGCTGTCAATATCACCTACAGCAGGCTAGCTCAGGTTCAGCTGATCTATTCAAAATTTCTCACCTTTTACCGACAAACTTAAATATCGGTAGCTCCGATAAGCAAGACAGCCAATACCAAAAAATCATACAGCCGACCGATCAAAACAATACGTTTGTTTCTACGGATGTATGATTTTTTGGAGCGCACCATTATTTGGTGCGCAATATATTGGAATTAAAAAGAGCCGCCGAGCAAGGTGTTGCCAACAGCATTACCTACTGTAGCATCTTTGGCCTGATCCTCTTCATCAAGCTCTTTCCACGCCCACGAAGCACGTGCTTCAAGAAGCGCCAAACAGAGCTTGTTATTGAGATCATGCCCTGACTTATAGCCCATATACCAGCCAAGAATTGGCGCTCCAGCCAAATACAAATCACCCATCGCGTCGAGTAATTTATGGCGCACGAACTCATCATCGTAGCGCAGCCCTTGCTCATTCATGATTCGATAATCATCGACGACGACTGCATTGTCCAAGCTGCCACCCAAGGCAAGACCATTGCTGTGCAAATACTCAATGTCTTTCAAAAAGCCGAACGTTCTGGCACGGCTAATATGGCGCACGTAAGATTCTGCATCAACGTCCAAACGGGCATGCTTATTGCGGTTGCGAAAGACGGGGTGATCAAAGTCAATTCTAAAATCAAAACGCATACCGTTAAACGGAATGATACGCGCCCACTTGTCACCATCACGCACTTCAACAGTCTCATGGACTGCAATAAACTTACGAGCAGCATCCTGAGCCTGAATACCTGCTTTTTGCAGCAGGTACACAAAAGGCGCAGCTGAGCCGTCCATAATAGGCACTTCAGCAGCATTGAGCTCGATAATAACGTTATCAACCCCAAGCCCGGCAAGTGCTGACATCAAGTGTTCAATAGTCGCGACTCGAATACCTTGCGGATTAACCAATGCCGTACACAACATCGTATCCCGTACCCAATCAGCGCGTGCAGGTATATCAACTTGTGGCTTGAGGTCTATACGACGAAAGACAATACCCGTATTTACCGATGCAGGCAGTATACGGATATCGACACGGTTGCCGCTGTGTAAACCAATCCCGGAGCCGGAAACCGGCATTTTAATTGTGCGTTGTCTGGTCATAATTAACGGGCTTTATTGCGTAAGATAGCCGGAATATCAAGCCCGATATAACCGTCATCTTCCTCAACCTCATCAGTATCTGCCTGCTCAGCTAGCAATTCATCATCGCTATTGATGCCCGTCGCCACGACTGTGACGCGGAAGACTTCGCCCAAATCATCATCAAGCATAACGCCGATTTTGACGTTAACTTTTTCTTCATCTACAAGGCTATTAACCAACTCGCCAACGGCTGTGTATTCGTATTGTTTAATTGATGAACTCGCCGTGATATTGACCAGCAAACCACGTGCACGAGACAAGTCGATATTTTCCAATAGTGGTGAGGAGATTGCTTTTTCTGTAGCGGCACGTGCACGGTCTTCGCCTTCAGCTTCGCCTGTACCCATCATAGCAATACCACGCTCGGACATAATTGTCTTGACGTCTTCCAAGTCCATATTGATCAGGCCTTCGCGCTGGATCACATTGGCAATGCTCTGTACGCCATTTTTAAGGACGTCGTCAACGGTCTTGAACGAACCAAGTAAGGTCGCTTCCGCGCCCATTACTGCAGAAATACGGTCATTAGGGATCACGATCAGGCAGTCAACTGACTTTTTCAGTATTTCCAATCCAGCTTCTGCTTTTTTCATGCGCTGTGCGCCTTCAAAGAAGAAAGGCTTGGTAACAATAGCTACCGTGAGAATGCCCATATCGCGCGCAATTTCAGCGATGACTGGCGCTGCACCCGTACCGGTACCACCGCCCATACCAGCAGCGATAAACACCATATCTGCACCGACCAAAGTCTCTTGAATGCGCTCGCGATCCTCTTCAGCCGCGCGGCGGCCCACTTCTGGCTTAGAACCTGCGCCCAAGCCTTTTGTTGTCTCAACACCGAGCTGCAATTTATGTTGAATAGGGCTTTTTTGCAGCACTTGCATGTCGGTATTAACCGCGATTAGTTCAATACCTTCTAGATCAAAATCAGTCATTTGGCGAACAGCGTTACAACCGCCACCGCCTACGCCAACCACTTTAATCAGCACGTGACGCATTGTTTCCTGTTCTTCCATTAACTCAAAAGCCATACTCTACCCCTATTGCGCACAATTATTGCCGCTGAAAAAAAGATTTTAATTTGTCGATTATACCTTGTTTTGGCTGCGTTTCCCAAGCACCATCTTCTTCTGGCTCAGCCAAAAGAGCCGCCATACCAACGACTGTAGCAAAGCAATACTCATCATCTCGCCCAGCAAGGCCCGGAATCGGCGCTGGCCGTGCAACGCGGACGGAAAGATTGCTCTGTTCCGTGGCAAATTGCGCCAATCCACGCATCCGAGCAGCACCACCAGTCAAAATCAAACCTGCGTGCATATGGCGTAGACAGCCGCCACGGTGTAACTCTTTGGTCAGCAAACTCAGCATTTCGCTATAACGCTGGCGCAGTATTTCATTAACGTCCTTACGCTTATACTGTCGCTGCCCTTGCAAGCCAGTACTCGATACACTGACCTCACCCTGATCATCCGCTGTATCCAAGCTACCTTTACTGCATTTTAGGGTTTCAGCATAAGCCCGTGGTGTTTTGAGCAATTGTGCCAGATCCGAAGAAGCGTGCTCACCGCCTATGGGTAACGATCCAGAATAGACTGGCTGACCCTGTATCCAGGCAACAAAATCAATCGTACCCGCACCTATATCTGCAACGCAGCAACCTAATTGGCGCTCGTCTTCTGTCACTACCGACTCAGCAGCTGCCAAACCAGAAAACATGAATCCATCTGTACCAATGCCCGCACCTTCACTGCATCGCTCAAGGTTACGTACATTGGTTATCGGTGCTTGAATAACATGCATACGCACGCCAAGTCGATCCGCAATCATGCCTTTTGGCTGCTCAATACCTTCGTGTTCATCGACCATATAATGCTGACGCAAAGCATGCAATAAGTGATAGCGACTGTCGGAGGCATTACGTACAGCATCAGCACGCAATAGCGCCATATCCTGCTCAGTGACATTACGCTGACGAATGGCCGTATGAGCATCTGTATTAAGCGCAAGTATCTCGCCACCGATGGCATACCATGCACTGTTAATTTTTAATTCCGCACTACGTTCTGCATCGTCGATCGCATATTCCAGGCTATTGCGAAGCTTTTCCATATCGACGATAAAACCACGACGCATACCCTGACTTCTGACACACCCAACGCCGAGCAATTCAATCCCCGCGGGGCCTCCAATTTCAGCAATCGCCACTCGCACTGCCGCACTGCCCACATCTACCAAGACTTCTACTGATCGATTTTTCATCTTTAACTCCTGGCGCTACAGTGCCGCTTCTTGTCCATTTTTAGGTTTGACACCCGGTTTCCAACGTACTGAAAATCCGTCCTGATAACGCAGGTCGACTGCATCAATATAAGCTTCGTAAGGCACAACCACACGCTTGTACACCATCGCCAATTTCTTCAGTCGGTTATTGAGGTCATCACGCCCCAAGATCACATCAATATCTCCAGGTAAATCAATATGCCAAATCAGGCGTGGATCGAGACGAATACCATTCATGGGTACCTGCTGGCCAAGCAGCCATGGTTCCATTTCGCGATAGCGCGCCAATACTTTCCCTTCATAACCGTCAGGGCCCATCACAGGAAAGAGTGCTTCCTGAGCCGGTGGATTAGGCAATGAAAAACGTACCGCATCCTTATCGAGATACTGCCCCCCCCACCGTACTACCGGAAAGCGCTCCTGCAAGCGGACGTATACACTATCCGGCCAGCGCTTCTCCACCACTGCATCACTCACCCATGAGATATCACTAATATTTTTTGCCAATTCTTGAACATCGACATGCATCAAATCTGGTTCACCTGCCCGATTCACAGCTGCTGCGACATCATCAGCCGAACCATAGCGAAGAGGCTCTGCAATGATAACCCTGCGCAAAGGGAAAAAAGCTTGTTTGGTCAGGCGCTGATACGCGAAATAAAGCGCCACCGCAATACCGACGACCAACAATAAAATCAACATCGCCTCACTGATTGCCAGCAACCCTAGCCACAACGGATGACGATCACGCGGAACACTAACCGCAGATTTTGATGAACGTACTGACCTTTTGCCTGATTTCATTACCGCCCCTGCTTATCAGCCAAAGTCGTTTGCAAAACCCGCACAACCAACCCACTGAACTCAATCCCGACGGTGCGCGCAGCCAAAGGCACCAATGAATGAGAAGTCATACCCGGCACGGTATTGATTTCGAGCAAGTAGGCATTGTTGTCGCTATCTAGCAAGTAATCAATTCTTCCCCAACCTGATGCACCCAGTGCTTTGAATGCCTTGAGTGCTGTTTCGCTTAAAAATTCATTGAGTTTATCGTCGATCGGAGCGGGACAGACGTAGTCTGTATCATCAGCGAGATATTTAGCCTCATAATCATAGAAAACATGCTGTTGGCTGGCGGTGATTTCAATACCGGGCAACACGCGCTCACCGAGAATTGAGTAAGTCAGTTCGCGCCCGTCAATCCAAGGCTCAGCCATGATTTTTTCACCATCGCCGCCAGCCGCCTGATAAGCTTTTTTGAATGTCTCACTATCGATGACTTTACTCACACCAACGCTTGAGCCTTCCAGTGCTGGCTTAACCACAAATTGCGAACATCCAAGCAATGCTGAAACAGAGACATAATCATCTTCTGCACTTAAGCGAGTATCAGGCAATACTGGCAAACCATGATCGCGCCACACCGATTTGGTCAGTAGCTTATCCATTGCAACAGCACAAGCCGTCATCCCACTACCGGTATAAGGTATGCCCAAATAATCGAGCAATGCCTGAATTTGGCCGTCCTCACCACCACGGCCATGTAAGACGACAAATGCACGATCAAATCCTGCAAGAGAATGCAGGACATCATCACGCCCTGTATCGATCAAATGCGCATCAATGCCGTATGCACACAATCCTTCATGAACCGCACGGCCACTGTTTAGTGAAACATCACGCTCGGCAGAGCGCCCACCATATAATACGGCGACTTTGCCAAAGGCGGAAGCAGGCTGCAAGTCGTGCTTATGCATTGCTTAACTCCTCCCCAGCATTTTTGGTCATTTCTTTTGCGTAACGGCCAATATCACCCGCACCAAAATAGATCACCACATCATCGTCTTCAAGTAAATCATCGTTTAGGCGGGCATTAATCTCATTTTTATCCGCTATCAGAATCGGCTCAACGCGGCCATGTGCGCGAATAGCACGCGCCAATGTACGTGCATCAGCACCATCAATGGGCGCCTCACCAGCACTATAGACATCTGTCAGCACCAGCGCATCACACTGGCTGAGTACTGCGGCAAAATCATCCAATAAATCACGGGTACGGGTAAAACGGTGCGGTTGGAAAACTGCCACAACACGGCGATCGGCAAAACCTTCTGCCGCAGCATCAAGCACTGCGCGAATTTCGCTCGGATGGTGCCCATAATCTTCAAATACGTCCGCACTACCGCGTGCATGCATGACTTGGCCATGATGCGTAAAGCGACGGCCGACACCACGGAAATGGGCAAGACCATCAATAATCGCCTGACGATCCAAACCAAGCTCTTCAGCGACAATCATCGCCGCCAAGGCATTAAGCACATTGTGCTTACCCGGCATATTCAATGCTGCAGGGAATTGCTCACCGCTAGCGCGGTCATAGACGTCAAAACGCATCAGCAAACCATCCTGGCGTACATTAATGGCACGGATATCTGCGTCTTCACCAAATCCATAAGTGCGCGTCGGGCGTGCAATTTCTGGCAATACTTCACGCACACCCGGGTCGTCAATACACACTACGGCAAGCCCGTAAAACGGTAGATTATGCAAAAACTGTACAAACCCGGCTTTAAGTTGCTCAAAGCTGCCACCGTAGTTTTCCAAGTGATCTGCGTCAATATTGGTCACAATTGAAATCATCGGCTGCAAATGCAAAAACGACGCATCCGACTCATCAGCTTCAGCGACGAGATATTGACCCTCACCAAGGCGGGCATTACTACCAACACTGGTCAGAACGCCACCAATCACAAAGGTTGGATCAAGCCCTGCATCGGCAAGAATAGAAGCAGTCAGGCTGGTCGTAGTCGTCTTGCCATGCGTACCTGCAATAGCAATACCAAAGCGGAAACGCATCAATTCAGCAAGCATTTCCGCACGGCGAATAACAGGAATACCGCGCTCACGCGCCTCAATCACTTCCGGATTACGTGGATCAATCGCTGATGATGTGACGACCACGCTGGCATCGCCAACATTCTCAGCAGCATGTCCGAAAGCAATCCGTGCACCTTTAGCACACAAACGATCAGTATTAGCGGAAGGCTTCAAATCCGACCCACTGACGCGGTAACCAAGATTAATCAGCACTTCAGCGATTGCACTCATGCCCACACCGCCGATACCGACAAAAAAGACTTCTTGCACCCGGCGCATCTGGCGTTTCTCAATGCGACCAAAATGAATGTCTGCTGCTTTATTGATCATGATAAATAGGGCTCCACGGTGTGAATAATATCCTGTGTTGCATTTGGTTTAGCGCAGCTTAGTGCTGCTTCAGCCTGTATACGCAACGCGGCTCGATCGCGCCGCTTGCGAATTGCTTCGGCCAAGGTTTGTGCATTTAATTGTGACTGCGGCAATATTTCAGCGGCACCTGCATCAACCAGCGTCTGTGCATTGGCTGTCTGATGATCATCTACTGCTTGTGGTAACGGTATACACACTGCCGGTACACCCACCGTCGCTAACTCAGCAACTGTTAGCGCACCACTACGGCATACGACCCAATCGCAATCTGCCAGTGCACCTGCCATGTCATCAATAAAAGGCACAACTTCACCCACGACGCCTGCATCGTGGTAGGCACTATTGACCACGTCCACCCAGCGTGGCCCAACCTGATGACGAACCGCTGGTCGCTCTTCTGCATCGAGCAAAGCCAGTGCTTGCGGCACAGCTTCGTTAACAGCTTTGGCACCCTGACTACCGCCAAGTACCAATAAGCGGATCTGGCCATCACGCGTCTGATAGCGTGCTGGTTGTTGGCGACTATCGATAATCTGCGCACGAACTGGATTACCGACCACCTTATATTCTTTACTACCTAACGCCTTGCTCGCGCGAACATCAGCCAGCAAAACAGAATTGGCAATGCGAGCAAGCAGCTTATTGGTCAGTCCCATTACTGCATTCTGCTCATGAATGATCAGGGGAATGCCGCGCAATTTGGCTGCAACACCACCCGGCCCGGCGGCAAAACCACCCATACCGATGACCACATCAGGACGAATAGCCTTAATGACGCCAGACGCCCGCGATACGGCACGCGACACCATCCAAGGTGCTTTCAACCAACCAGCAGCACCATTACCGCGTAATCCACGAACCTGAATATCGTGCAATTCGTAGCCGTACTGCGGTACTACACGACCTTCAAAACCATCCGCATTACCAAGCCAATGAATTATTGCGCCCTCCGCCGCTAAGGCATCAGCAACAGTCAAGGCTGGATAAACATGCCCGCCTGTACCACCGGCCATGAATAAAACCGTCTTTCCGGCAAAGCGACTCATATAATGCCCTCACGGCGCGCAAGATAGCGACTTTCGGCATCAATACGACAAACAATGCCCATTGCCATCATCATAATCACGATAGAGCTACCACCATAACTAATGAATGGTAAAGTCAGGCCTTTAGTCGGTAATGCACCAACAGTTACGCCAATATTGACCAACGCCTGCATCGCAATCCACATCCCAACACCATAAGCAACCAGTGAAGCAAAGCGCTTGCGCACACTTTCAGCAATCATCGCGGTGACGAAAATACGCCACACCAGCAGCGCAAACAGCAAAATAATAACCATGCAACCAATCAGGCCGGTTTCCTCGGCAATGATTGCAAAAATGAAGTCGGTATGAGCTTCAGGCAGAAATTGATGTTTTTGAATACTCTGCCCTAATCCAAGCCCTTGTAAACGGCCATTGCCAACAGCAATCAATGATTGCACCAGCTGGTAACCGCTATCGTACTTTTGCTCCCAAGGATCCATAAATGTAGCCAAGCGCTCACGGCGATATGGCGCCGCCACTAACAATGCAACCATTGCAATGATACCCAAAGAAACCACAATAAGCAGGCGCTTGAGGTTCACACCACCAAGGAACATCATGCCAAAAATAGTCGCGGTGACCACAGCAGTGGTACCGAAGTCAGGCTGGATCAAAAGTGCAGCAGCAAATACGGCCGTTAAGATCAATAATCGTATAACTGGTGACCACGAGCGATCCAGTCCACGGCTGTTGCGATCAAGAAATGAGGCAACATAAAGCACGATTGCCAGCTTGACCAACTCACCAACCTGGAACTTAACCACCAACAAATTCAGCCACCGCACTGAACCATTAACTTCTGCGCCCACGCCGGGTATATGAATAACCACAAGCAACAAACCCGCAATGACAATCATGCTGCGGCTCAGCTTAATCCACTGACGAATAGAAACCGAAAAACAAATATATGCCGCCATCAACCCGACTGCGACAAACACTAATTGGCGCTGTAAATAGTAATAATATGACTGTCCATTATCTGCAGCTTCAGGCATAGAGGCTGACGTCACAGCAACCAAACCCGCTGCAATCAATGAAAACCACGCAACCAAAAGCCACGTATCGGGAAAAGCAAGATCATGCCAGCGAGATGCACTACCACGCTGGGCACGGTGAAAACTATCGACTGGACGTTTCAGCCCTGCTGTTTTAGTCGCCATGGCGATTCACCTCATTAATGAAGGCTTCACCACGCTGGGCATAGCCTCTAAATTGATCAAAGCTCGCACATGCAGGCGACAATACCACCCAATCTCCGGATTGGGCGAGTTCACGCGCCCTAGCTACAGCCTTATCCAACGTATGACACACCTCATAATTGAGGTTTGCGTTGGTGAGCGAGCCTTCCAGCGCAGTATTATTTTCGCCAATCAGCAGAAGTGAGCGTAGCTCCTTATCCTTGAGTAAGCTAGCTAATCCGCTGAAATCCTGATTTTTATCCTGACCACCGAGAATCAACAACAATGGCGCGTTAATGCCGCTCAATGCCGCTTCTGTCGCGCCGGTATTGGTCGCCTTGGAGTCATTGAACCAAGTGACGCCCTTATGCTCACGGACTACCTGCATACGGTGCGGTAATCCGGCAAAAGACTTGACCGCGCCCAGCGCCGCATCATTATCCAATCCCAACTCGTGCAACATAATCAAGACGGCAACAACATTGGCATAGTTATGCCCACCTTTAAGCGTCAACTCATCAGTACGCAAACGCGGCTCACCATCAATCACCACTGAGCCATCACTAACCGTATTTATCTGATTGGCACCAAACCATTGGAGAGCTGGACTCAGCACATCCATCTTGCGACATGCCACATCATCGTGATTGAGTACACACACCTTAGATTGACGCACCAAGTTTGCTTTGGCAGCCGTGTAGTCTTCAAGAGTCTCATAGCGATCCAGGTGATCTGGGCTGACGTTAAGAACACAGCCAACTTGCGACACCAAACTCGGGCAAAGCTCCAGCTGATAACTGGATAATTCGAGAACATACACATCAGCCGGATCATCGTTGATCAGTGCAGACAGTACCGGGTAGCCAATATTGCCACACAGTGCTGTGGTTTTTCCTACTGCACGCAGCGCTTCAGCAAGCATTGTGACAACGGTTGATTTTCCGTTCGAACCGGTTACCGCCAGTACTGGCTTATCGATGATCCGCGCAAACAACTCAACATCATTTATCATCTCGCCAAAATAGCGAGCAAAAGCACCGCGGCGGCGGTCAATCCCGGGGCTGACAACCAGCGTTGCCGCACTACTCAAATCAGCATCATCAAAATTAACTTTTTGGATATGGCGGCCTTCACTGCGCTCGTCAATACCAATGGCGTCGTAACCAGCTTCACGCAATACATCAAGAGCACTACGGCCAGACATACCCATGCCGGCCACATAGACCGGCTCAGCAAGATTGAGTGCCCGCAGGCGATTGATATAAGTATTCATTAGCGTAACTTCAGTGTTGAAAGGCCAATCAGCACCAGAACCACAGTGATAATCCAAAAACGAATGGTAACGCGTGATTCCGGCCAGCCGGATAATTCAAAGTGGTGATGTAATGGCGCCATGCGTAACACGCGTTTGCCACGGTATTTGTAAGAGCCGACCTGAACCATGACTGATAACGCCTCAGCGACGAACAAACCACCCATGATGGCAAATACCAGCTCCTGACGAATGATAATGGCCACAATTGCCAATGCCGCACCGAGTGACAAAGCACCAACGTCGCCCATAAATACCAGTGCTGGATGAGCGTTGTACCACAGGAAACCCAGTCCTGCACCAGCAATGGCCGCACAGAAAACCGCCATTTCCCCTGCTCCAACAATCGCAGGAATATGCAAATAATTGGCGAAATAAGTATTACCAGACAAATAAGCAAAGACGCATAAAGCACCAGCAACCAGTACCACCGGCATAATCGCCAACCCGTCAAGGCCATCGGTCAAATTGACCGCATTACTTGCCCCAGTCATGACTAAATAAGCAAATGGTACAAATAGCCATCCCATTTGCCAGGTAACTTGCTTGAAAAATGGCACGACCAAAGTAGTTTCAATCGGGTTATCGGCAATCAGATAAAGCCACAGTGCCGCAACGATCGCAACTAACGACATCAAGCCATATTTGTGTTTGGCACGCAGACCTTGCGGATCTTTGAGTACCAGCTTACGGTAATCATCGACCCAGCCGACCGCACCAAAGCCCAATAAGACGAACAGTGCAATCCATGTATAGACGACACGCAAATCTGCCCAAGCAAACATCGCAACTGTGACCACGATAATAATCAACGCCCCACCCATGGTTGGGGTGCCTGCTTTTTTCAGGTGGGTCTGTGGGCCATCATCGCGCACAAACTGCCCCATTTGCAGTCGCTGCAATAAACGGATCATTGGCTTACCGAGAAAAATAGAGAGCAGCAATGCTGTCAGCGCACCGAGAATAATTCGCGATGTGAGGTAGGTTAAGGCGTTGAGTGGTGTAAAATAATCATTTAACCATTCTGCCAACAAATACAACATATTACATTCCTAATTTTTACCAATTCACGGTGTTGCCACTCATATTCTGCGCCACAAATAACAAGCAATCGCAAAATAAAAACCGCGCATCATACAATAACTACATCCAAAAGCGGACAGCTTCCCTGCATCAATGTCCGCAGCTATTAATACCTGCTAATTCAATTACCCGTTCCATCCGCGCACTACGCGAACCTTTGACCAGCACAACGCCGCCTTCCGACTGCTCCAGCCACGCTTTTAATGCCGTAGCCGCTGCTACATGATCATCAAAATAACGTAAGAAATTCGTTTCCATACCGTATTGCGCAGCACCCTCGCCCACACACCAAAATCCGCCAATACCACGCATCTGTGCATAATCGGCAACTTCCTGGTGCAGCGCTTGCGCATGCTCACCAAGCTCTCCCATTGCACCGGCAACAACCAATGTTGGTTGCTCGCCTGCCAACACATCAATGCCTGCTTTAAAGGATGCAGGATTAGCGTTATAGGTGTCGTCGTAAACGGTATTGCCATGAACCTGATAGGCAGTGAGCCTGCTTTGCGTTAAGCGCAGCCCCGACCATGCTTTTGCAGCATCTTCAACACTGACGCCATATGACTTCGCCACAGCAAAAGCGGCAAGTGCGTTGGCGATATTGTGCCGCCCGACCAACTGCCAATCGATATGCGTACTGTCTTCACCATCAACAAGTGTGAAGCTTCGCCCATCTTTGGCAATGTTAAGCGCCGTAATATCTGCGGCATAATCAAGAGCAAAAGTTGTGCCAATGCGCTCACCATAAGCTTTTTGCCACGCTTGTGCACAAGGTAAATCCAAATTAAGTGCGATATGCGCATCGGCACTCGCGGCCAGCATTTCACCTTTGGCACGAATAACGCCATCCAGCGAACCAAATCCTTCAAGGTGTGCAGCCGAGACGTTAGTCACCAATACTGTTTCTGGTTCAGCTATTGCGACCAGCCGGGCAATTTCACCTTCGTGGTTTGCACCCATTTCGACGACGGCAAAGTCTTCATCGCCTTGCAGGCGT from Cardiobacteriaceae bacterium TAE3-ERU3 includes the following:
- the ftsZ gene encoding cell division protein FtsZ, whose translation is MAFELMEEQETMRHVLIKVVGVGGGGCNAVRQMTDFDLEGIELIAVNTDMQVLQKSPIQHKLQLGVETTKGLGAGSKPEVGRRAAEEDRERIQETLVGADMVFIAAGMGGGTGTGAAPVIAEIARDMGILTVAIVTKPFFFEGAQRMKKAEAGLEILKKSVDCLIVIPNDRISAVMGAEATLLGSFKTVDDVLKNGVQSIANVIQREGLINMDLEDVKTIMSERGIAMMGTGEAEGEDRARAATEKAISSPLLENIDLSRARGLLVNITASSSIKQYEYTAVGELVNSLVDEEKVNVKIGVMLDDDLGEVFRVTVVATGINSDDELLAEQADTDEVEEDDGYIGLDIPAILRNKAR
- the lpxC gene encoding UDP-3-O-acyl-N-acetylglucosamine deacetylase, yielding MTRQRTIKMPVSGSGIGLHSGNRVDIRILPASVNTGIVFRRIDLKPQVDIPARADWVRDTMLCTALVNPQGIRVATIEHLMSALAGLGVDNVIIELNAAEVPIMDGSAAPFVYLLQKAGIQAQDAARKFIAVHETVEVRDGDKWARIIPFNGMRFDFRIDFDHPVFRNRNKHARLDVDAESYVRHISRARTFGFLKDIEYLHSNGLALGGSLDNAVVVDDYRIMNEQGLRYDDEFVRHKLLDAMGDLYLAGAPILGWYMGYKSGHDLNNKLCLALLEARASWAWKELDEEDQAKDATVGNAVGNTLLGGSF
- the murC gene encoding UDP-N-acetylmuramate--L-alanine ligase, which encodes MRRVQEVFFVGIGGVGMSAIAEVLINLGYRVSGSDLKPSANTDRLCAKGARIAFGHAAENVGDASVVVTSSAIDPRNPEVIEARERGIPVIRRAEMLAELMRFRFGIAIAGTHGKTTTTSLTASILADAGLDPTFVIGGVLTSVGSNARLGEGQYLVAEADESDASFLHLQPMISIVTNIDADHLENYGGSFEQLKAGFVQFLHNLPFYGLAVVCIDDPGVREVLPEIARPTRTYGFGEDADIRAINVRQDGLLMRFDVYDRASGEQFPAALNMPGKHNVLNALAAMIVAEELGLDRQAIIDGLAHFRGVGRRFTHHGQVMHARGSADVFEDYGHHPSEIRAVLDAAAEGFADRRVVAVFQPHRFTRTRDLLDDFAAVLSQCDALVLTDVYSAGEAPIDGADARTLARAIRAHGRVEPILIADKNEINARLNDDLLEDDDVVIYFGAGDIGRYAKEMTKNAGEELSNA
- a CDS encoding cell division protein FtsQ/DivIB gives rise to the protein MKSGKRSVRSSKSAVSVPRDRHPLWLGLLAISEAMLILLLVVGIAVALYFAYQRLTKQAFFPLRRVIIAEPLRYGSADDVAAAVNRAGEPDLMHVDVQELAKNISDISWVSDAVVEKRWPDSVYVRLQERFPVVRWGGQYLDKDAVRFSLPNPPAQEALFPVMGPDGYEGKVLARYREMEPWLLGQQVPMNGIRLDPRLIWHIDLPGDIDVILGRDDLNNRLKKLAMVYKRVVVPYEAYIDAVDLRYQDGFSVRWKPGVKPKNGQEAAL
- a CDS encoding D-alanine--D-alanine ligase, coding for MHKHDLQPASAFGKVAVLYGGRSAERDVSLNSGRAVHEGLCAYGIDAHLIDTGRDDVLHSLAGFDRAFVVLHGRGGEDGQIQALLDYLGIPYTGSGMTACAVAMDKLLTKSVWRDHGLPVLPDTRLSAEDDYVSVSALLGCSQFVVKPALEGSSVGVSKVIDSETFKKAYQAAGGDGEKIMAEPWIDGRELTYSILGERVLPGIEITASQQHVFYDYEAKYLADDTDYVCPAPIDDKLNEFLSETALKAFKALGASGWGRIDYLLDSDNNAYLLEINTVPGMTSHSLVPLAARTVGIEFSGLVVRVLQTTLADKQGR
- the ftsA gene encoding cell division protein FtsA, which translates into the protein MKNRSVEVLVDVGSAAVRVAIAEIGGPAGIELLGVGCVRSQGMRRGFIVDMEKLRNSLEYAIDDAERSAELKINSAWYAIGGEILALNTDAHTAIRQRNVTEQDMALLRADAVRNASDSRYHLLHALRQHYMVDEHEGIEQPKGMIADRLGVRMHVIQAPITNVRNLERCSEGAGIGTDGFMFSGLAAAESVVTEDERQLGCCVADIGAGTIDFVAWIQGQPVYSGSLPIGGEHASSDLAQLLKTPRAYAETLKCSKGSLDTADDQGEVSVSSTGLQGQRQYKRKDVNEILRQRYSEMLSLLTKELHRGGCLRHMHAGLILTGGAARMRGLAQFATEQSNLSVRVARPAPIPGLAGRDDEYCFATVVGMAALLAEPEEDGAWETQPKQGIIDKLKSFFQRQ